A single Argentina anserina chromosome 7, drPotAnse1.1, whole genome shotgun sequence DNA region contains:
- the LOC126801546 gene encoding hydroquinone glucosyltransferase-like: protein MAQAQTPHIAIHPSPGMGHLIPLAELAKQLVHRHNFTVTFIIPCDGPPTKAQKSVLDALPTAIDHVFLPPVSFDDLPAGTQIETLISLTISRSLTYLRNTVESMMGRATGKKLVGLVVDLFGTDAFEVAREFNIFPYIFFCSTAMALSLFLYLPKLDEAVSCEYRELEEPVRIPGCLPIHGKELLDPVQNRKDEAYKWVLHHVKRYGLAEGIMVNSFMELEPGALKALQEKEPGKPPVYPVGPLVRMDFKDGAHEGKCLKWLDEQPRGSVLYVSFGSGGTLSYNQINELALGLEMSEQRFMWVVRSPSDKATNATYFSVHSQDDPLAFLAKGFLDRTKRRGLVVPNWAPQAQILGHESTGGFLTHCGWNSCLESVVYGVPLVAWPLYAEQKMNAFMFTHDIKVALRPKTNENGFVKREEVAVVVKGLMEGEEGKRLRNRLKDLKDAATKSLSDEGASAKALSEVVAKWKTLVCN, encoded by the coding sequence ATGGCGCAAGCACAGACACCCCACATCGCTATCCACCCCAGTCCGGGAATGGGCCACCTCATCCCTCTCGCCGAGCTCGCCAAGCAGCTAGTCCACCGTCACAACTTCACCGTCACGTTCATAATCCCCTGCGACGGTCCTCCCACAAAGGCACAGAAGTCCGTCCTCGACGCTCTCCCAACCGCCATCGACCACGTCTTCCTCCCGCCTGTCAGCTTCGACGACCTCCCTGCTGGCACTCAAATAGAGACCCTTATTTCTCTCACCATCTCTCGTTCCCTCACTTACTTGAGGAACACGGTCGAGTCTATGATGGGCCGTGCGACGGGGAAGAAGCTGGTAGGGTTGGTGGTGGATCTTTTCGGCACCGACGCTTTTGAGGTGGCTAGAGAGTTTAATATTTTCCCCTACATTTTCTTCTGCTCCACCGCCATGGCTCTGTCGTTGTTCTTATACTTGCCGAAGCTGGACGAAGCGGTGTCGTGCGAGTATAGGGAGTTGGAGGAGCCGGTGCGGATTCCAGGGTGTCTGCCGATTCACGGCAAGGAGCTGCTGGACCCGGTTCAGAACCGTAAAGACGAGGCTTACAAGTGGGTGCTTCACCATGTCAAGCGTTACGGACTGGCGGAGGGCATAATGGTAAATAGCTTCATGGAGTTGGAGCCTGGGGCTCTAAAGGCTTTGCAGGAGAAAGAACCGGGAAAGCCTCCGGTTTATCCGGTCGGACCGCTGGTGAGGATGGACTTCAAGGATGGGGCCCACGAGGGCAAGTGTTTGAAGTGGTTGGATGAGCAGCCACGTGGGTCGGTCCTATATGTTTCGTTCGGGAGTGGTGGGACCCTGTCCTATAATCAGATCAATGAATTGGCTTTGGGGTTGGAAATGAGTGAGCAAAGGTTTATGTGGGTGGTGAGGAGCCCTAGTGACAAAGCTACCAATGCCACTTATTTCAGTGTACATAGTCAAGATGATCCTCTGGCCTTCCTTGCCAAAGGGTTTCTAGATAGGACCAAACGGCGGGGGCTCGTGGTGCCGAACTGGGCACCACAAGCTCAAATATTGGGACATGAATCGACCGGTGGATTCCTCACCCACTGTGGTTGGAATTCATGCTTAGAGAGTGTTGTGTATGGTGTCCCCCTCGTGGCATGGCCCTTGTACGCGGAGCAAAAAATGAACGCATTTATGTTCACCCACGACATAAAAGTAGCACTAAGACCAAAAACGAACGAAAATGGCTTCGTGAAGAGGGAGGAAGTCGCCGTGGTGGTTAAAGGTCTAATGGAAGGCGAGGAAGGTAAGCGACTTAGAAACCGACTGAAGGACCTAAAAGATGCTGCAACGAAGTCTCTGAGTGACGAAGGGGCTTCAGCAAAGGCACTGTCCGAAGTGGTCGCAAAATGGAAAACCCTTGTATGTAACTAG